The nucleotide sequence AGGGAGAGGCAGTGCCATGCCCAGGCTCTAAACGACACAGGCCAGGGGACAAGGCAGCAGGTGCAGGAAGAGTGAGGGCTAAGGTATGTTAGGGTGAAGGagggcagaaaggaaggaaatagggaaagaaatcacacacacacactcatacacacacacatatacacatacatgcacacacacacacatatgcacgcatgcacacatacaccttCCATTCTGTGTGTCAGTTCCCCATGGATATGAATggaacacgtgtgtgtgtgcagggaggCTGGAATCAGAGAGGCTGCTTGAGAGCAAAGGGAAGGTGGTGTTTTAATTCTAAATTGTCCaaaatgcagaaagaaagaaacttctcaTTGGAAACTGTTGTATTTCCATGGCcctttatgtattctttttttttttttccaacagagtttcgatcttgttgcccaggctggagtgcaatggcgcaatcttggctcaccacaacctccgcctcccgggttcaagtgattctcctgcctcagcctcccaagtagctgggattacaggcatgcaccaccatgcccggctaattttgtatttttagtagagatggggtttctccatgttgatcaggctggtctcgaactcccgacctcaggtgatctgcccgcctcggcctcccaaagtgctgggatttatgtATACTTTCATGTTGGCATTAATCATTTCATGTTGGCACTACAGAAAAGTTGATTCTGCCACAGTCTGCCTGGTGGGCGAGGCTTGCTTTGTGCACAAAGCTTGGCAGCCAGCGGTGAACTGACCTTCCCCACTGCTGGCCCCCACTTTGTATGGCTATGTGATCATATTAATttggccagccgtggtggctcaggcctgtaatcccagcactttgggaagccaagagtttgagaccatcttgggaaacacagcaagaccccatctctatgaaaaaaagctaaaaaactaGCCGGACGTGATCGtggtttgcctgtagtcccaggtactcaggaggctgaggcgggaggatcacttgagcctgggaatcagaggctacagtgagccatgatcacaccactgcactcccacctgggcaacagagtgagaccttgtctcaaaaaattttttaaaaatcatattagtttacattatatattacatatatatttaaatgaccCAATGTTTTGTGATCaataataatacacatatattgtagaatatttgaaaaaatatagggAAAAAACCCCTAAAATTCACCTATGTGGCTGCTCTTTGCTAGAAAaccattgttaaaattcattctATTTTTCCCATTCACATTTAgttgaaatatatacattttatacaggtatatacatatatatgtatatattttttcaaagttaatATCACACTGAATATACTACATTGCATCTTTTTTTGTATAAAACACTTAatttaggccaggagcagtggcttatgcctgtaatctcagcactttgggaggccaaggcaggcggatcacctgaggtcaggagttcaagaccagcctgaccaacgtggagaaaccccatctctactaaaaatacaaaattagccgggcatggtggtgcatgcctgtaatcccagctacttgggaggctgaggcaggagaattgcttgaacccagaaggtggaggttgcagtgagccgagatagcgccactgcactccagcctgggcaacaagagcaaaactccatctcaaaaaaaaaaaaaaaaaaagaaaagaaagaaagaaaaaagaaaaaatacagggaaaaaaaCCTCTAAAATTAACTCATGTGGCTGCTCTTCACAAGAAAACCATTGTTACAATTCaatgtattttttcccattcacaTTTAgttgaaaaatatacattttatacaggtacatacatacatacgtatatattttttcaaagttgGTATCACACTGAATACACTGAATAGACTGCATTGCATCTGTTTTTGGTAGAAAACACTTAATTTATTGGTCTTTGTGGAGAATTAGGTGCGTCACCAGTGTGTTACAGCTGAGCCATTAGTTTTGTAGCTTCATCAACATTAACTGGTTTGATCTCATGACGCTGCTGAGGAATCAGCTCTTTCTGCAGAAGATCAAGAGAAAGGCCTTTTGAGAAATGTGGAGGTTCCTCTTGTACACTTCCAAAAGctttgtttactctgctgactttTTCATCATTCATAATGTGTATCTTCTTAAGATTAGCGGTAATTGGTTTTACTCTGTTTTTAGCCTTAAAGCTTTTTTGGCTAGCTATGCGAAATACGTTCCTGGACTTCTGCCCTCTAAATTTGTTCTTGGCCGTTGTCAGGAATTCAATACTTGCGTGAAGCTTCTTAAACTCCAGGTGACGCCGCATCTTTTTTTCACCTTAGATTACAGCATAGACATTTTACCATGAATACATGGTCTCCAAAAATGTGACTTTTGAGGTAgaattacagataatttttttttttttgaaacagagtctcaaaaagaaacatataaaaaactGATGggtgtgggctgggcgcggtggctcacgcctgtaatcgcagcactttgggaggccgaggtgggtggatcacttgaagtcaggagattgagaccatcctggctaacacggtgagaccccgtctctactaaaaatacaaaaaatcagccgggcgtggtggcgagtgcctgtagtcccagctactcgggaggctgaggcaggagaatggcgtgaacccaggaggtggagcttgcagtaagccgagattgcgccactgcactccccccgggtgacagagcaagactccgtctcaaaaaaaaaaaaaaccaagaaacaaaaaaattagccggacatatggcgtgcacctgtactcccagttactctggaggctgaggcaggagaatggcttgagcctgggaggcagaggttgcagtgagccgagattgcatcactgcactccagcctgggtgatagagtgagaccctgtctcaaaacaaaacaaacaaacaacaacaacaaaaaaactgctgggtgcggtggctcacacctgtaatcgcaacactttgggaggccagagtgggacgatcacttgagcccaggatttcaagactagcctgggaaacaaagtgagacccccatctctacaataatttttttttaaattagcccaggcgtggtggtgtgcctgtagtcatagccactcaggaagctgaggtgggaagatgtcttgagcctggaaggtcaaagctgcagtaagccatgatcatgccactgcactccagcctgggtgacagaatgagactgtctcaataaaaacaCACTTacttacatacataaatacataaattggaATCATACTGCATATAGAGTTGTTTTTCAAAACTCATTATTACATTGtgaatatttccttattttaaatgccataagacctgatttttttttttttttttttgagacacagtttcattctgtcacccaggttggagggcagtggcactgtctgagctcactgcaacctctgcctctggggttcaagagattcttgtgcctcagcctcctgagtagctgggattacaggtgtgcgccactacgcctggccaatttttttattattagtagagacggagttttgccatgttggccaggctagtctcgaactcctgacctcaggtgatccgcccgcctcagcatcccaaagtgctggtattacaggtgtgagtcactgtgcccggcctaagaCCTGATTTTTGATGACTTCATAGCATTCTAGCCTGTGGATTTTTCTATATTCATTGAACCAATGTCCTATTACTATATGTaagtttatgttttcttttcctttctttcttttttgcttacaATTGTAAATAATTTGATGAATGTGCTGATTTTCAGTGTTGGGTAGTCCCATGgatatttccttaggataaattatTGACATAGAGTTGCTAGTCAAAGGCTATTAAACATTTCAATATTGCCAAACAAGTCTCAAAATGCTGTTATCAATGAGCATTGAGCATTGACAAAACCTGGGCCTTacccccttttttttaaaatttttttgagatggagttttactcttgttgcccaggctggagtgcaatggcacgatattggctcactgcaacctccgcctcccgggttcaagcgattctcctgcctcagcctcctgagtagctgggattagaaagaagcatgcatcaccacgccctgctaattttgtatttttagtagagacggggtttctccatgttggtcagactgctctccaactcccgacctcagg is from Pan paniscus chromosome 8, NHGRI_mPanPan1-v2.0_pri, whole genome shotgun sequence and encodes:
- the LOC129393155 gene encoding ribosomal biogenesis factor-like isoform X1, with amino-acid sequence MRRHLEFKKLHASIEFLTTAKNKFRGQKSRNVFRIASQKSFKAKNRVKPITANLKKIHIMNDEKVSRVNKAFGSVQEEPPHFSKGLSLDLLQKELIPQQRHEIKPVNVDEATKLMAQL
- the LOC129393155 gene encoding ribosomal biogenesis factor-like isoform X2, encoding MRRHLEFKKLHASIEFLTTAKNKFRGQKSRNVFRIASQKSFKAKNRVKPITANLKKIHIMNDEKLIPQQRHEIKPVNVDEATKLMAQL